The following proteins are encoded in a genomic region of Sulfurovum indicum:
- a CDS encoding MATE family efflux transporter — MLRYFPSKHQKILKLSIPAAVNSLLDMLQVITDLIMVGRLSAFAVAAVGLGLQSLMFVFAVLTVLHVGTSALLSRFVGAQRFKRASIGLSTLLRFAFFLSIPAMAAWYFLASSIYVWFGTVSEVVVLGEHYVRMLTWMMPFVFMKLVFVSALNAAGDTKTPMKVKIVSIALNVTLNYLLIFGSFGFPQLGVLGAAVGTVIVNMVEFVVYLVLYLRRHTPYLPVWYYSKRLLGRALKVGIPASVERALTFGSFMLFTAIIAQYGTAELAGYQIGLRVEGLAFMPGIGFTIAAMALMGQGLGAKDPERAREDVLLVLKYTTGFMFFLSFFMIFIPEKIVWFFTDDVRTIEEASLYLRIVGVSQIPLAFNFVLSGALRGAGDTKRTLKINLVSLWFVRIVPAFLLSWYFHTILLVYLAMISDTFVKAVWLWRTFSKGKWQKITI; from the coding sequence TTGTTAAGATACTTTCCTTCCAAACACCAAAAAATTCTTAAGCTTTCCATTCCCGCTGCTGTCAATTCACTGCTTGATATGCTGCAGGTGATCACTGACCTGATCATGGTCGGACGGCTTTCTGCTTTTGCAGTGGCAGCAGTGGGCCTCGGCTTACAGTCTTTGATGTTCGTCTTTGCTGTGTTGACCGTCTTGCATGTAGGAACCTCGGCGCTGCTTTCACGTTTTGTAGGAGCACAGCGTTTCAAGCGTGCTTCCATAGGGCTCTCAACACTGCTTCGTTTTGCCTTTTTTCTGAGTATTCCCGCGATGGCAGCCTGGTATTTTCTGGCTTCGTCGATCTATGTCTGGTTTGGTACAGTCTCTGAAGTAGTGGTTCTCGGAGAGCATTATGTCCGGATGCTTACATGGATGATGCCGTTTGTTTTTATGAAGCTGGTTTTTGTTTCGGCACTCAATGCTGCAGGAGATACAAAGACACCGATGAAGGTGAAAATTGTCTCTATTGCTCTCAATGTCACCTTAAACTACCTCCTTATCTTTGGTTCGTTTGGTTTCCCTCAGCTGGGTGTTCTGGGGGCGGCTGTAGGTACGGTAATCGTCAATATGGTGGAGTTTGTGGTCTATCTGGTGCTTTATTTGCGCAGACATACCCCCTATCTCCCTGTTTGGTACTACTCCAAAAGGCTGTTGGGACGGGCATTGAAAGTGGGAATTCCTGCATCAGTTGAACGTGCTTTGACCTTTGGAAGCTTCATGCTCTTTACGGCAATTATCGCGCAGTACGGAACGGCAGAACTTGCAGGCTATCAGATAGGGTTGAGGGTGGAAGGACTTGCTTTTATGCCCGGTATCGGGTTTACCATTGCAGCGATGGCACTGATGGGACAGGGGTTAGGCGCAAAAGACCCTGAACGCGCCAGAGAGGATGTGCTTTTGGTATTGAAGTACACTACCGGCTTCATGTTCTTCCTCTCCTTTTTTATGATCTTCATACCCGAAAAGATCGTATGGTTCTTTACTGATGATGTCCGGACCATAGAGGAGGCAAGTCTCTATCTTCGTATTGTAGGAGTTTCGCAAATACCTTTGGCATTTAATTTTGTGCTTTCCGGAGCACTTAGAGGAGCAGGTGATACAAAGCGGACACTGAAGATAAATCTTGTTTCATTGTGGTTTGTGCGAATTGTACCTGCCTTTTTACTCTCATGGTATTTTCACACTATTCTACTGGTCTATCTTGCCATGATCTCTGATACTTTTGTAAAAGCAGTGTGGCTTTGGCGTACTTTCAGTAAAGGGAAGTGGCAGAAGATCACTATATGA
- a CDS encoding SDR family NAD(P)-dependent oxidoreductase, with protein sequence MKRVLITGIGSGLGEALAHTYLEKGDLVYAIGRTFPKIFESYANFHFFPFDLSQVRLLRYKVGPFVENNTFDLVILNAGILGEIKVLSQTDIMEIQKVMDINVWANKELLDLLSEKAEVKQVVGISSGAAVNGSKGWGAYSLSKSALNMLLKVYAKETPHIHFTALAPGVIATPMVAYIINNVDTKTYPSVRRLKEGVIQTPKEAADNLISLFPKLLEYENGAFLDIRTMT encoded by the coding sequence ATGAAGAGAGTCCTGATCACAGGCATTGGTTCAGGTTTGGGAGAGGCATTGGCACATACCTATTTGGAAAAAGGAGATCTGGTCTATGCTATAGGAAGGACGTTTCCAAAAATTTTTGAAAGCTATGCAAACTTTCACTTCTTCCCCTTCGACCTCAGTCAAGTCCGTCTGCTCAGATACAAAGTAGGGCCTTTTGTCGAAAACAACACTTTCGATCTTGTTATTCTAAATGCCGGCATACTCGGAGAGATCAAAGTGCTTTCTCAAACCGATATCATGGAAATCCAAAAGGTGATGGATATCAATGTATGGGCAAACAAAGAGCTGCTCGACCTACTCTCGGAAAAAGCAGAGGTTAAACAAGTAGTAGGTATCAGCTCCGGAGCTGCGGTGAATGGTTCAAAAGGATGGGGTGCCTACTCTCTTTCCAAATCGGCACTCAATATGCTGCTGAAGGTCTATGCCAAAGAGACACCGCATATCCACTTTACTGCACTGGCACCGGGTGTCATTGCAACACCAATGGTAGCCTATATCATTAACAATGTGGATACAAAGACATATCCCTCTGTCCGGCGTCTTAAAGAAGGGGTTATCCAAACTCCCAAAGAGGCTGCGGATAATCTGATATCTCTCTTTCCAAAACTTTTAGAGTATGAGAACGGCGCCTTTCTGGATATACGAACAATGACCTAA